From the genome of Triticum aestivum cultivar Chinese Spring chromosome 1A, IWGSC CS RefSeq v2.1, whole genome shotgun sequence:
gccaatatttatGGTCACTGGATGGATAAAATTTTGAATAGGTTTAAAATGCTAATAAGGGTGTTATGGTCGcttttggctatgtagaaatgattttgtTTTTAGTGCACTAAACTCTACTCCTTTGGAGGTTATTTTCCGTTGTATGCACTGGCTTTGTATGTGGTCTACACTACATCGAACGGATTATCAATcgttgttcaaggcggtgtgtatgcGGTTGAAGCGGGTGACCAGAGAGCTTTTTACCCAACATGAATGGCGGCATAATCTTCGGATCGGTCCACCACCTCCTTTGACTTAGGCATGGTTTCGGTACTATATGGCTTTACTTTTTCCACTACGTCGGTATTTATTTTTTGGGACAATTGGTtttatacccttagttgtgtccccctcGTCAGGATTGCTCCTAGTTTCTGAAACACGTGGTCTTGCCCAACCCACTTTGGCGTCTTATgctttgccctttgaccgtttgattgTCACTTTGAAAAcctcataactaattcatactacatcataaaattgcaaataagataccaaaatgttcggaaaaacatcacATGTATGTCAATGccacttgcattcatgacaaaagtatTGGTAAGTGTCCATCCGAGTTTTAACTCTTATCATACCACCATGAACGataaaatctaaaaaaataaaaaaattcaaaaaaaaagttggtggcaaagaatgacagaTGTTTTAAGTGCTTCCCAAGTTTCATCAgagaatgacattcgtggaagccGTGGCCAACACTTTTGGTtttatacccttagttgtgtccccctcGTTAGGATTGCCCCTAGTTTATGAAACACGTGGTCTTGCCCAACCCACTTTGGCGTCTTATgctttgccctttgaccgtttgaccgtcactttgaaaacttcataaccaattcatactaaatcattaaaatgcaaataagataccaaaatgttcggaaaaacatcacATGTATGTCAATGccacttgcattcatgacaaaagtgttggtaagtgcccatccAAGTTTGAACTCTTATCATACCACCATGAACGTAAAATCTAAAAAAAAAGTTGGTGGCAAAAAATGACAgatgttttaagtgcttgccaagtttcatcagagaatgacattcgtggaagccGTGGTAAAAAAAACAATCTATTTTcgagtgttgattgttttttggcatgacttccacgaatgtcattccttgatgaaacttggcaagcatttAAAACATTTGCCATTCTTTGCCACCAactttttctagaattttttagattttactgttcatggtggTATGATAAGAGTTAAAACTCAGATAggcacttaccaacacttttgtcatgaatgcaggtgacattgacatataggtgatgtttttccgaacattttgatatcttatttacaTTTTTCTAATATAATATGAAttatttatgaagttttcaaagtgacggtcAAACGGCAAAAGCATAAGACACCAAAGTGGGTTGGGTGAGACCACATGTTTTCAAAAACTAGGGACAATCCTGACGAGGGGGACACAACTATGGGTATAAAACCAActattcctttttttcttttgtgttgGTGTTTGGTTATGTGCATCTTACCTATGCAGATGCCGTGTGTTCCTCATCATGTTTGTATTCACTTAATGTTACATTTTGAGTTGGGGTTAATAAAAGCGCTCTTTATATGAAAAAAAGAAGAAGCGGCCGAAGCAGCGACAGTTTGAGGCACGGACGCCGTGAGAGATAAACTATTTGGACCGAATTTCTTTTTACCCCTTGCCACCACAATGTTTTCCGGCTGCAAGAACTATTTGCATAATGATAGCACATGCTTAAGTGCTTTCATTGCAGCACCAAAATAGACATCATAGACGCCATTGCTCTAGACAACACTAATCACTACCCATACTACATCATTCTATGCTTTCACCAGCATCGTTGCCTTCCCGCGCCGGTCGTTTTATCATTTCAACCTTAGCAGAAGGCCCCGCAGAATCGACGGGGCTCGTCGATTGGGCCGCGCCATTGTTCTTCTTGAACCCCTTCTTCATCTTGGCCTTCTGAGCCCAACCCAGGACACCCTGCTGCACATGCTCATTGAAGATCTCCTTCTTGTAGAAGCTTCCCATCTTCGCACACAACAGAGGAGATCAGAACATGCGTCAATAGTCGGTGTCGACGACACCAGAAACATTTTACGATGTCGAAATATGGCCGCACCTGTGTTACAATTGCATACAGAGGTAGGGTGCTGTAGCTGCAGAGAAGCTGAATGATGAGCCTGCAAGTGCAAGGACACATGGACGTGTCAGTTCAAGAAAAAGGTCATGTTCGCTTTTTCCTATGGGAAAAGAAGTTGGAGACGTGTGTGAGGTACCCAATAACAAGCCTCGGCACAATGAAGCCAACCTGCCCCATGATGCAGGAGTTGAATCCGTAGGTGGTCTAAGACAGAGATGGGGCAAAAGATGTTCTGATCAGTCATAAGATCTTAACCGAACGTAATTTGAAACTGGTGCCGCTTCAAGGTGCTCACCAGTATCCAGAAGAAGAATGCAATCTCGAATGCGTTCTGGAAGAGGATGAAGTGGATCAGGAACAGGACGATCCTCGGCCGCCCGAACCAGAAGTGGTCATCTGATGGCTTTACGATCAAATCGCCCTCGACCGCCGAGTGCTTCTCAGCTACATCCTGGGCTAACTGAGCTATGACATGCTCCAGTTTGGTGCCGACGGCTAGCAGAAGCTGCAGGGGGAATAGAGAGTGAGTATAAGAGGGTCATAGCGGATGTTTAAAATAACACATTATTATATGTGCACTTTTTTTAGGATTATTATATATGCACTTACAATAAGGGGAATGAATGCGATCCAAAAGTATGTGTGCCACCCTGCAGATTAGCAAAATGTGATGTAAGATAGCTTCAAGAAGCTTAAATGATGAAATATATTACTGACAAAGTTTAGTAAACCATCTTGCGGAACAAAACTGTTCTCATGACAGGTTCTGGTTTTTTACGCCCGTTACCAGCGTAACTGCTAAAGAATCTAATTCAAATTTGGAATCTGTAAACAGGTCATGATTGGTTTTTTCTTCTTCAAACTGTAGCGTTTAGGACCAGATTGTTTTCAAATTCTGAAAGTGGCTCGAATAGAGTTACTGCAGTGTATACAAGTGCTGTTCAGAAAAGATGAGCTGCAACTTACCATTaacattcagcaacagaaagaTCACCACGAATACCCACAAGTACCAGCTAAAAGAGAATAGACAAAAGATAAATTGAGTTATGCTTGGAATAGACATGAGTTGAGCCAACCTGCATAGAACACCAGCTTGGAACAGTATATATAGAAAAGTAGAAACTAGTGTGTAGTATCACCTTATGCCAACCACCTTCTTAAAATCAGACTCTAAAACCCGCAGCATGTATTTATGGAAATCGAATTTCAAGTTTCCACGGCAGTGGGTCTGCAATCCAAAAATGAACTCATTTTCACATATGAGGAAAGCCTCAAGGCCAGCTTATTACAAGCTATGCTTACCATGATAAAACCAAGACGCATTGTGGTGTAGTCGGTTTTACTTACTGATCCGTAGAACTGCTTGAAAAAAGAATGCTGCATGGGAAATGGAAAGGGGCTAATTAGTTCGGCAATACACGCTTTCagtattaaaataaaaataaagccATTCCGATAATGCATAACTAAACTTTACTAGTCCATGCAATTTCGCAACATAAATTAATTCTTACAGAAGACCTCATGATTGCTTACCAGCCAACTCAATATTCTAGAATCTTTGCCAATACCCTTAAAATGCTCCCTGATAAATTCGAAATTGTGTACATTGTTCACCTTCTTGGGCCCTGCAGTTTATTGTGGAATCATCATCCTGTTACAGCTGTAGTGGCTCTAAACAATGCTGCTTCTTCATCAGACACATATATTGATTTTCAGTGCACAAGAGGGTGttgttaacccacaagtatatCATTGGCATTGTGATAAATATTAACAACAAGAAAGGCTCAAATACCATTTCCTGCAGTGTCTTTCTGAATTGCATCCTCCCACAGTTTCCACTGATGTATCTGAGTAAGAGAATGCGCAAAATCAGCTTATCAACACATGGTATTCCGTGGGTAATGCGTAGCGCTGTAACTGATAAGTGGCTTACCTTTGCACCTCCTAAAAGCATTGTCAAAACACTGAACACAACATGTGTAATAGCCAGCACAAATATGAAAATATGCAACTGATGTATAGCTTCTAGGGACATCAGCGGAGCTTTTCCCTGTTAAAACAAACACTAGAGTTCATAACAGCATAGATTAAAAGGAAATCTGAAGATTCTTCAATTTACATGGTGAGAAACTCAATATTAGTTAAGACTGGAGGAGTGGGAAGGATAAATGGAACATATAGAAGCAATACATTATGATAGAAAAAAACTGAACATGCTGTACAGAGACTTCGAGCAGAGCCATTTGAATGTTCCAACCAAATTAAGTTATATATCAATTTCTCTCTGCAAGTTAATCAGCACAGTGACATGACTATCCATACAATATGGTTAGCCGACCTAATAATCTTAAAGAATGTGATTAAACCGGCCATCCTTTTCTGTTTATGGCTTTATGATACCCAGCTGTGATGCCCACTCCTTCCACATGCTAGTGTCTAGTGTTCCCATTTCATATCATAGTCAGCGCAAATGTACAAGCAAAACAGAACAACGTCGCTTCATCACATCCTAAGATTGACAACATCATCACAGGAATGGCAAAAAGGGTGGCCCCGTGGCTCTGTCTGTTTGGCCCAAATAATCTTGTACCAAACTAGCTACGAGGTCCTAAGAAAATTAAGTGTTTGCATGCTCAAAAACCACAATGGTACCTAATTCCAACTGCTCATCCAACCAACCCAATGGCACAGTAGCTCCCCCCACCCCACCAAAAAAAGAGACAGCCACAGTTTGCACGAAATCAAAGTATGTAATTTGCAATGGTGGGCTGGCCCAATCACCTTCGACCGGCAGACGTCGACTTCCGCCGCGCCGCCGCTGAGCAGCCGCCTCCCGATTCTGCCGATGATCTGGGATGTAACAAGATGCTCCTTTGTCGGCGCCGCCTCACCGGCCCGAACCTCGTCCTCCCCTTGGCATGGCAGCATGTGGAGTGTCCAGCTAGGACGAATGCAGATGTTCTGAATCTTCCCTTGGCACACCGTCAGCAGCAGCGAGATGAACCCGAGAAGCATCAGCTCTGCATTGCACCAAGGAGTAGTTGATCATACCCAACATGGAAGACAGGTAGTACAACCAAACGTCAAAATTCAAAAAGAGAAGACAGATAAAATGATTAGTAGCCTTTTGACTGTTTTTCAGGGGAACAGTTGGGAGACGTTCCCACCGAGAGCAACCCCACCCAATTACCCATGATGCAGAGAGATGCGCTTTTTGCACAGACCGCACCACCACAATTTTGTCGACATACTGGTACTTTCTCcagattttttcttcttttttgagtgGGACTTTCTCGAGTTCTTGGCAATCGAATGAAGCAGGATGCATGCGGGCCATGGCGGGCGTGGGGGGAAGAAATTAGTTACCTTCTTTGACCTTGAGGATGGCCTCGTAGAGCGGCTTCTGGTTCTTCCGCTTGAAGGTCTGCAGCCGTCGCAACCAAGAGCACGGAGCAGTCAGTCAATGGACGAACACGAGCCGATGCGAGGAGATCGAAGGGGGCGACGGAATGGCGGCGGAACGGCCGAAGGTGATAAAGGCAGGCGAACGGGCGTCGGAGGGATGACGGATTACCTTGCCGAGGTAGTGGAGGCATCGCTCGGCGAGGAGGGAGATGAGCACGATGATGGAGCAGACGAGCGCGACGATCCACGTGGGCGTGAACTCGagcgtcgccgcctcctcctcgccgtgcTCCGCCATGATCCGCCCCCCACACCCTCCGCGACGGCGacggaggaaagagagagagacgTTAGAGAAAGTACTGGAAGGAGCTGGGCTGGGGGAGGGGCGCCGCGTCCTGTAGCTTATTATAGCGGTGGCACGGCAGCAGTTTGTCTCCGATAGGTGGCTGGGCGCGGCGGggcgggggtggggaggggggaggTAGCTAGCCGTCGTTTGCTTAGCTCTTAAGCGCTGGCGGTAGGCGTTTCCGCCATTAATACTTCAGTTCGCATGATATACTACCGTGGATGCCATTGAAAGTTATGCCTTCAATTACGTCCTGAATTTGCATGCTCGCGGCTAAAGTTAGCGAGGAAAACAGTGTGGCGCACGCCTGAGGCTCAAGCTTAGCGTCAAAGGTAGTATGCCTTCATTACCTTCCTAAACTGAGTCAGTGGAAAATCAGTGGCACGCGCTGCGCAAGCCACGCCGTGGGCAGACACGTCGGTTTGAATTGGAGTGATGCTGCTAGTCTAGTCCGCGCGAGACAGCAACCGGCGGCTGTCGCCGCGCGCGTGACCCTGCCGTGCCGACGCGGCCGGCGACTAGTAGCAACGTAGctctcgacggagccagttgcgGCCTCCTCAGAAGTCGTGATCACCGCCGGTGGTAGAGTGGAGTCGTTCAACGGGGCGAGTGGATGGGGGCCAGCCGTCTGGCCGGGTGGGGACGGAGCGTCAGCGGCAGCGTGCGCGGCGCAGCAGCAGCGACGCGTGCACGCGAGGACACACGGGACGGGATGGTTGACAGGCACGCGTCCGGCCAGCGTCACGGGCCATCGAGCGTGCCACCGGGGACACGCCGAGCGGAACAGATGTTGGCAGGCAACGCCCGGCCGATCGCTGTTACTGCCGCCGGTGACCAGACCAAGTCCACCGCCGCTGGTGTCTGGCTGGAGGGGACTGGACGCCCGCCGGCCACGGCGCGTGGCGACCGCGGGTTGGACCGGCTCGCGGCGGAGCGGCCCGCTTTGTGATTTGTATGCGACGACGGAAAAGCAGAAATAAAAGTCGGTCCGTTTCGAAAATTATTCCACGTACTACGTAGTAGACTACGGAGTACAGTACTACGGTAGTGACGCGTGCCCCTCCTGACGCTCCATTTGCTGCTTCGTGGAGCACCTCATCGCTGGCATGGCCATATTCTGACCGTGCCAGCATTTGCGGGGCTTGGTTTAGTGCCAATTGGCCAAGCACGTCGTTTGGGATTCTCAAAGGACTAGAGACCACGTCCATCTGTGGTTTTGTACGAGATGTTTTGGTTGCGTCCTGCGTGTTATGATAACCAATGCCATGTGGATGGCACACCGGCCGGAAGGCCATGGCTTTCCTTATCATGCTTGTCGGTTGAGTCATTTGAAACAAAAGAAATGCTAGAGTTTTCAAGAAGAAATCAACTCTAACATGCTACATTCTCAATCTTATCCAAGACGAAGCTAAACTTTGGGTCCCCGCTAGAGCTAGGCACTTGAGTCTCATCATGTCGCGAGAGTTGTTTCGATGGATTTGTTGTGGAGCCATTATTTTATACTCTAAAACTCTTTCCTTGATTAATGAATGAGGCTAgtcttttgcctctgtttaaaaaaAAAAGATTACACTACTATTGGGATTACAAAAAGTGTAGCAATAGTCGAAACACATGATGGCAGTATCACACCAATTGGCATCCAACATGATTTTGTCTACATTGATTCTTATTTTTTTAAAC
Proteins encoded in this window:
- the LOC123056164 gene encoding MLO-like protein 1 encodes the protein MAEHGEEEAATLEFTPTWIVALVCSIIVLISLLAERCLHYLGKTFKRKNQKPLYEAILKVKEELMLLGFISLLLTVCQGKIQNICIRPSWTLHMLPCQGEDEVRAGEAAPTKEHLVTSQIIGRIGRRLLSGGAAEVDVCRSKGKAPLMSLEAIHQLHIFIFVLAITHVVFSVLTMLLGGAKIHQWKLWEDAIQKDTAGNGPKKVNNVHNFEFIREHFKGIGKDSRILSWLHSFFKQFYGSVSKTDYTTMRLGFIMTHCRGNLKFDFHKYMLRVLESDFKKVVGISWYLWVFVVIFLLLNVNGWHTYFWIAFIPLILLLAVGTKLEHVIAQLAQDVAEKHSAVEGDLIVKPSDDHFWFGRPRIVLFLIHFILFQNAFEIAFFFWILTTYGFNSCIMGQVGFIVPRLVIGLIIQLLCSYSTLPLYAIVTQMGSFYKKEIFNEHVQQGVLGWAQKAKMKKGFKKNNGAAQSTSPVDSAGPSAKVEMIKRPAREGNDAGESIE